The following proteins are encoded in a genomic region of Serinus canaria isolate serCan28SL12 chromosome 13, serCan2020, whole genome shotgun sequence:
- the LOC127060106 gene encoding LOW QUALITY PROTEIN: protocadherin gamma-B5-like (The sequence of the model RefSeq protein was modified relative to this genomic sequence to represent the inferred CDS: deleted 1 base in 1 codon), which yields MAVRRRQRRGPGGGRALLAALLLLLLGVWGPAAAERFRYAIPEELGRGSLVGPLARDLGLSADELPARKLQVASAGKKQLKYFRVNEENGNLYVNERLDREEMCGDSATCSVSFEALVHNPLNVFRVEVSIEDVNDNSPVFSKAALELEIGEWTLPGARFPLERAQDADVGTNALLTYQLTSNPSFSLALKESSEGSKQPELVLERALDREKQSSFELVLMALDGGDPVRSGTVQVLINVTDLNDNPPVFSKGVYEARVAENLPARSLVLQVQATDADAGTNGRVSYSFSNVHGTISALFTIDSESGEVRTAGPLDFEEKSKYIFGLEAKDGGGLVSHCKVQIDITDENDNAPEITILSLSSPVPEDARIGTVVAVLYVNDPDSGENGQVSCELSGEAPLSIVASSGGSYKVVTSGALDREQASEHRVTVVARDRGRPALWSSTELVLEVSDVNDNAPEFEEAAYSAYVAENNAAGALVLRVQARDADAGANGRVSYWLAGGSAGAAGAAALVSVEARSGALYAQRSLDYEQCREFTVAVRAQDGGSPARSSTATVRVFVLDRNDNAPRVLWPAAAAAGEAPGGAAAPPFEVVPRSAEAGYLVAKVVAVDADAGRNAWLSYELVQASEPALFRVGLHSGEVRTARAVGERDAAKQRVVAVVKDHGQPALSATATLHVVLAESLQEALPELSERPRAAEAAAELQFYLVLALALLSALLVLSVALAVVVRLRRAGPPAVLRCLGAQRFSLAGAAFPADFCEGTLPYSYNLCVAAPARAVPEAAWPPPPVPILSAEELLGGDCCDKPSPSSTAVTGEPLADLDALEVCKANSSFCAFKERHAGGSEFLQPFLP from the exons ATGGCGGTGAGGCGGCGGCAGAGGCGCGGGCCGGGCGGCGGGCGAGCGCTGCTGgccgcgctgctgctgctgctgctgggcgtGTGGGGCCCGGCGGCGGCCGAGCGGTTCCGCTACGCCATCCccgaggagctgggcagaggctcCCTCGTGGGGCCGCTGGCTCGGGACCTGGGGCTCAGCGCGGACGAGCTGCCGGCGCGCAAGCTGCAGGTGGCGTCTGCCGGcaagaagcagctgaaataCTTCAGGGTGAATGAGGAGAACGGGAACCTGTACgtgaatgagaggctggaccGGGAGGAGATGTGCGGCGATTCGGCGACCTGCTCTGTCAGCTTCGAGGCGCTGGTGCACAACCCGCTGAATGTTTTCCGCGTCGAGGTGTCTATTGAGGACGTGAACGACAATTCTCCCGTgttcagcaaagctgctctggaacTGGAGATTGGTGAATGGACACTTCCCGGTGCTCGTTTTCCCCTGGAGAGGGCACAAGACGCTGACGTGGGAACGAACGCACTGTTGACTTACCAACTCACCAGCAACCCGTCCTTCTCTCTGGCCTTAAAGGAGAGCTCTGAGGGGAGCAAGCAGCCAGAATTGGTGCTGGAGAGAGCGTTGGACCGGGAGAAGCAGAGCTCCTTTGAGCTGGTGCTCATGGCTCTGGACGGCGGGGACCCTGTGAGATCCGGGACTGTTCAGGTTCTTATCAACGTGACGGACTTAAATGACAACCCGCCCGTCTTCAGCAAAGGTGTCTATGAAGCGAGAGTGGCCGAGAATTTGCCAGCGCGGTcgctggtgctgcaggtgcaggcGACAGATGCGGACGCGGGCACCAACGGGCGAGTCTCGTACTCCTTCAGCAACGTCCACGGCACCATCAGCGCTTTGTTTACAATCGACAGCGAAAGCGGGGAGGTCAGGACGGCGGGTCCCCTCGATTTCGAGGAGAAGAGTAAATACATATTCGGCTTGGAGGCGAAGGATGGTGGGGGTTTAGTGTCACATTGCAAAGTGCAGATCGATATCACGGACGAGAATGACAACGCGCCCGAGATCACCATTCTGTCGTTGTCGAGCCCAGTGCCCGAGGACGCACGCATCGGCACCGTGGTGGCCGTGCTGTACGTGAACGACCCGGACTCCGGCGAGAACGGTCAGGTGTCGTGCGAGCTGTCGGGAGAGGCGCCGCTGTCGATCGTGGCGTCCTCGGGCGGCTCGTACAAGGTGGTGACATCGGGCGCACTCGACCGCGAGCAGGCGTCGGAGCACCGGGTGACGGTGGTGGCCCGGGACCGGGGCAGGCCGGCGCTGTGGAGCAGCAcggagctggtgctggaggtgtCAGACGTGAACGACAACGCGCCGGAGTTCGAGGAGGCGGCGTACAGCGCGTACGTGGCGGAGAACAACGCGGCGGGCGCTCTGGTGCTGCGCGTGCAGGCGCGGGACGCGGACGCGGGCGCCAACGGGCGCGTGAGCTACTGGCTGGCGGGCGGCAGcgcgggcgcggcgggcgcggcggcgcTGGTGTCGGTGGAGGCGCGGAGCGGCGCGCTGTACGCGCAGCGCTCCTTGGACTACGAGCAGTGCCGCGAGTTCACGGTGGCCGTGCGGGCACAGGACGGCGGCTCGCCGGCGCGCAGCTCCACGGCCACGGTGCGCGTCTTCGTGCTGGACCGCAACGACAACGCGCCCAGGGTGCTCTGGcctgcggcggcggcggcgggagagGCTCCGGgaggggcggcggcgccgcctTTCGAGGTGGTTCCGCGCTCGGCCGAGGCCGGCTACCTGGTGGCCAAGGTGGTGGCGGTGGACGCGGACGCGGGGCGCAACGCGTGGCTGTCGTACGAGCTGGTGCAGGCGTCGGAGCCGGCGCTGTTCCGCGTGGGGCTGCACAGCGGCGAGGTGCGCACGGCGCGCGCCGTGGGCGAGCGGGACGCGGCCAAGCAGCGTGTGGTGGCCGTGGTGAAGGACCACGGGCAGCCGGCGCTGTCGGCCACGGCCACGCTGCACGTGGTGCTGGCCGAGAGCTTGCAGGAGGCGCTGCCGGAGCTGAGCGAGCGGCCG CGGGCGGCCGAGGCGGCGGCCGAGCTGCAGTTCTACCTGGTGCTGGCGCTGGCGCTGCTGTCGGCGCTCTTGGTGCTGAGCGTGGCGCTGGCCGTGGTGGTGCGGctgcgccgggccgggccgcccgCCGTGCTGCGCTGCCTGGGCGCGCAGCGCTTCTCCCTGGCCGGCGCCGCCTTCCCGGCCGACTTCTGCGAGGGCACCTTGCCCTACTCCTACAACCTGTGCGTGGCGGCGCCGGCCCGAGCCGTGCCCGAGGCCGCTTGGCCGCCGCCGCCGGTGCCCATCCTGTCGGCGGAGGAGCTTCTGGGCGGGGATTGCTGCGACAAGCCGAGCCCGAGCAGTACCGCCGTGACGGGAGAGCCACTGGCCGACCTGGATGCACTTGAGGTCTGTAAAGCGAATTCTTCCTTCTGCGCCTTTAAAGAACGACATGCTGGTGGCAGCGAGTTCTTGCAGCCGTTTCTTCCTTGA